A region of Hippoglossus stenolepis isolate QCI-W04-F060 chromosome 7, HSTE1.2, whole genome shotgun sequence DNA encodes the following proteins:
- the LOC118112604 gene encoding DNA ligase 1, which translates to MSVNASQHKLIRLIHRHLKEHGFPSAAEELERHSPQGKTDVSESLLDIYSSWLGDSKKKRKSDSAKRSKSQEQGGTPAKAKKKSEKLGTKTAKKAVPVKRKKSEGKSVGSDAKAKKSKTQTKDKVVSAGGDDSDSDSSLDVEKWKKLVQQLTEADIAKMDTINALDSSIPPPKKKRVRKPPTKPPTKTNTPTLTQNDGTVEKNEIETPTNNKKKSSPKKKMIPAASSLALSQEQSLNAAEDTPIPSSVSPSNQTPTKEKRKVIEDDETASEPRKKKKKKKKEMNEEKVEGNANDTGGDGQEKESEEEKEKRKDATEQECVGKSVEEKKKTEGKEGDRKKKENEEEAIEKNKNGYAVKEETSEPPEQVKKPKKKKKEKTDNEEQPEQTAENKKVKKKKKTPEENQELAAEEVKENAEQNVEKKKEKKKKTVDSKKQSEKKVEEDKETTEQITEEKKEDVAANGEDNSEQIVNKKKERKKKKENPEQIVEEKKKNKADHIDVSEQIAEENITITKSESFDGGETPEQMTTVKKKKKKKKRDSSLENNSADADPLPQPIFETPSPPTEKKRKKSKLKSPDVLQTPAGSVQDTTAIETPSSDSHKKKKKSSKNTES; encoded by the exons ATGTCCGTGAACGCATCACAGCACAAGCTGATCCGGCTGATCCACCGACACCTGAAGGAGCATGGTTTCccttcagctgcagaggagctggagaggcacagcccacag GGGAAGACAGACGTATCTGAGTCGTTACTGGACATCTACAGTTCGTGGTTAGG TGACTCAAAAAAGAAACGGAAGTCTGACTCAGCCAAGCGCTCCAAATCTCAAGAACAAGGAGGGACTCCCGCCAAAG CAAAGAAAAAGAGCGAGAAACTGGGGACGAAAACAGCCAAAAAG GCCGTgccagtgaaaagaaaaaaaagtgaagggaAATCTGTTGGAAGTGATGCCAAGGCAAAGAAATCAAAGACGCAAACCAAGGACAAAGTCGTGTCTGCTGGTGGAGACGATTCAGACTCTGACAGCAGCCTGGACGTAGAGAAATGGAAGAAACTGGTGCAGCAGTTGacag AGGCTGACATAGCCAAGATGGACACCATCAACGCTCTGGATTCCTCTATACCCCCACCCAAGAAAAAGAGAGTCAGAAAACCCCCGACGAAGCCTCCTACAAAAACCAACACTCCCACTCTCACACAGAATGACGGGACAGTTGAAAAGAATGAAATAGAGACGCCAACAAATAACAAGAAGAAGAGCAGTCCAAAGAAAAAGATGatacctgctgcctcctccctcgCCCTGAGCCAAGAGCAAAGCCTCAACGCTGCTGAGGACACACCGATTCCATCCAGCGTCTCTCCTTCAAATCAGACGCCAACGAAAGAGAAACGGAAAGTCATCGAAGATGATGAGACAGCGTCTGAGcccagaaagaagaaaaagaagaagaagaaagagatgaaTGAGGAGAAGGTCGAAGGGAATGCAAATGACACTGGAGGAGACGGACAagaaaaagagagtgaagaagagaaggaaaaaaggaaagatgcCACAGAGCAAGAATGTGTTGGTAAAtctgtggaggaaaagaagaagacagaggggaaagagggggacaggaaaaagaaggagaatGAAGAGGAAGcaatagagaaaaacaaaaatggataTGCTGTTAAAGAGGAAACTTCGGAGCCACCAGAACAAGTAAAGAAAcccaagaaaaagaaaaaggagaaaactgaTAATGAGGAACAGCCAGAGCAAACAGCCGAAAAcaaaaaagtgaagaagaagaagaagacacctGAGGAAAATCAAGAGTTGGCAGCtgaagaagtaaaagaaaatgcagagcAGAAtgttgaaaagaagaaagaaaagaagaagaagacagtggACAGTAAGAAACAGTCAGAGAAAAAAGTGGAAGAAGATAAAGAAACTACGGAGCAGATcacagaagagaagaaggaagatgTGGCTGCTAATGGTGAAGACAATTCAGAGCAAATAGTtaacaagaagaaagagaggaagaagaaaaaggaaaatccaGAGCAGATagttgaagaaaagaaaaagaataaagctGATCATATTGATGTGTCGGAGCAGATTGCTGAAGAAAATATAACGATAACGAAAAGCGAGAGCTTTGACGGAGGGGAAACGCCAGAGCAGATGACtacagtgaagaagaagaagaagaagaaaaaaagggacTCATCATTGGAAAATAATTCTGCTGACGCAGATCCACTACCTCAACCCATCTTTGAGACACCCAGTCCTccaacagagaagaagagaa AGAAAAGCAAGTTGAAATCACCTGATGTCCTACAGACGCCTGCAGGTTCAGTCCAAGACACGACAGCAATAGAAACACCCTCCAGTGACTCCCACAAAAAG aaaaagaaatcctcCAAGAACACAGAGTCATGA
- the arsia gene encoding arylsulfatase I produces the protein MATTALTGFSMMSLLSLGYLTWDLMSPNQVENEADQTFGESSPSMPQPPHIIFIMTDDQGFNDIGYHGSDIRTPALDKLAADGVKLENYYIQPICTPSRSQLITGRYQIHTGLQHSIIRPRQPNCLPFDQVTLPQRLQELGYSTHMVGKWHLGFYKKECLPTRRGFDTYFGSLTGSVNYYTYDSCDGPGLCGFDLHEGESVAWGQQGKYSTHLYTQRVRKLLATHDPESQPLFIFLSFQAVHTPLQSPREYIYPYRGLGNVARRKYAAMVSVVDEAVRNITYALRKYGYYQNSVIIFSTDNGGQPLSGGSNWPLRGRKGTYWEGGIRGLGFVHSPLLRRKRRVSKALVHITDWYPTLVGLAGGNESLTEGLDGYNVWEAISEGKESPRMEILHNIDPLYNHARSGSLQKGYGIWNTAIQASIRAGDWKLLTGDPGYGDWTPVQILPGFPNAWWNLERHTQPRKSVWLFNISGDPYERFDLSEQRPDVVKQLLARLVYYNRTAVPVRYPKEDPRADPHMNGGAWVPWVGDEEEDSWDSVYQRKNKDWKTKLKLSKSRSFFKRLNTRIMSNRI, from the exons ATGGCAACGACAGCTCTGACGGGTTTCTCCATGATGAGCCTGCTCAGCCTCGGGTACCTGACCTGGGACCTGATGAGTCCAAACCAGGTGGAGAACGAGGCCGACCAAACTTTTGGAGAAAGCTCTCCATCCATGCCGCAGCCTCCtcacatcattttcatcatgACAGACGATCAAGGGTTCAATGACATTGGCTACCACGGCTCTGACATCAGGACACCGGCGCTGGATAAACTGGCTGCGGACGGAGTGAAGCTGGAGAATTATTACATCCAACCCATCTGCACCCCGTCCCGAAGTCAGCTCATCACCGGCAG GTACCAAATTCACACTGGCCTGCAGCACTCCATTATCCGACCCCGCCAGCCCAACTGCTTGCCCTTCGACCAGGTCACCCTCCCCCAGAGGCTGCAGGAGCTTGGCTACTCCACGCACATGGTTGGCAAGTGGCACTTGGGCTTTTACAAGAAGGAGTGTTTGCCCACTCGCCGTGGCTTCGACACCTACTTTGGCTCCTTAACGGGCAGTGTCAACTACTACACCTACGACTCCTGTGACGGCCCCGGGCTGTGTGGCTTTGACCTCCACGAGGGGGAGTCGGTTGCTTGGGGCCAGCAGGGAAAATACTCCACGCATTTGTACACGCAGAGAGTCCGCAAGCTCCTGGCAACCCATGATCCTGAGTCCCAGCCGCtgttcatcttcctctcttttcaaGCTGTTCACACACCCCTGCAGTCTCCTCGGGAGTACATCTACCCTTACCGTGGGCTGGGAAACGTGGCACGCAGGAAGTATGCTGCTATGGTCTCAGTTGTAGATGAGGCCGTTCGTAATATAACATACGCTCTCCGCAAGTACGGTTACTACCAGAACAGTGTCATCATCTTCTCTACTGACAACGGTGGCCAGCCTTTATCTGGTGGCAGCAACTGGCCGCTCAGAGGACGTAAAGGCACCTACTGGGAGGGTGGCATCCGGGGTCTGGGGTTTGTTCACAGTCCtttgctgaggaggaagaggagggtgagtaAAGCCTTGGTGCACATTACTGACTGGTACCCAACACTGGTGGGACTAGCAGGTGGGAATGAATCATTGACTGAGGGGCTGGATGGGTATAATGTTTGGGAAGCCATCAGTGAGGGTAAAGAGTCACCCAGAATGGAGATCCTCCACAACATTGACCCTCTGTACAACCATGCACGCAGTGGCTCCCTGCAGAAAGGATACGGGATTTGGAATACAGCCATTCAGGCTTCCATACGAGCTGGAGACTGGAAACTCCTGACAGGGGACCCTGGTTATGGAGACTGGACCCCAGTACAAATTCTTCCAGGTTTTCCCAATGCCTGGTGGAACCTCGAGCGCCACACACAGCCCCGCAAATCAGTGTGGCTTTTCAACATCTCTGGAGACCCCTACGAACGTTTTGACCTTTCTGAGCAGAGGCCAGATGTTGTCAAGCAGCTTTTAGCCAGGCTGGTGTACTACAATCGTACTGCGGTGCCAGTGAGGTATCCAAAGGAGGACCCACGGGCTGACCCCCATATGAATGGAGGTGCCTGGGTCCCCTGGgtgggagatgaggaggaggacagctgGGACAGCGTTTACCAGAGGAAGAACAAGGATTGGAAAACAAAGCTTAAACTGTCCAAAAGCAGGTCGTTTTTCAAGAGACTCAACACTAGGATCATGTCCAACAGGATATAG